The Lemur catta isolate mLemCat1 chromosome 8, mLemCat1.pri, whole genome shotgun sequence genome has a segment encoding these proteins:
- the GPR55 gene encoding G-protein coupled receptor 55 produces MNQPDTSGNCSFSDVDKLMRTLQLAVHTPTFLLGLLLNLLAIRSFSSFLKKRWPDYAATSIYMINLAVFDLLLVLSLPFKVALSQVRPPFPSLCTLVECLYFISMYGSVFTICFISLDRFLAIQYPLLISRLRSPGKIFGICCTIWALVWAGSVPIYSFHGTVEKYTCFHNMSDGTWSAKVFFPLEVFGFLLPMGIMGFCSSRSIHILLRRRDRTQDWVQQRACIWTIAASLAVFVVSFLPVHLGFFLQFLVRNGFIVECRAKQSISLFLQLSMCFSNINCCLDVFCYYFVIKEFRMDIMAHRPSRVQLVLQDTTISRG; encoded by the coding sequence ATGAACCAGCCTGATACAAGCGGGAACTGCTCGTTCAGTGACGTGGACAAGCTGATGAGGACCCTGCAGCTGGCCGTCCACACCCCCACGTTCCTCCTGGGCCTGCTCCTCAACCTGCTGGCCATCCGCAGCTTCAGCAGCTTCCTGAAGAAGAGGTGGCCCGATTACGCTGCCACCTCCATCTACATGATCAACCTGGCGGTCTTTGACCTGCTCTTGGTGCTCTCCCTCCCGTTCAAGGTGGCCCTGTCCCAGGTGCGGccgcccttcccttccctttgcaCGCTGGTGGAGTGCCTCTACTTCATCAGCATGTACGGGAGCGTCTTCACCATCTGCTTTATCAGCCTCGACAGGTTCCTGGCCATCCAGTACCCGCTCCTGATCAGCCGCCTCCGGTCCCCGGGCAAGATCTTTGGGATCTGCTGCACCATCTGGGCCCTGGTGTGGGCTGGGAGCGTCCCCATCTACAGCTTCCACGGGACAGTGGAAAAGTACACATGCTTCCACAACATGTCCGATGGCACCTGGAGTGCCAAGGTCTTTTTCCCCCTCGAGGTGTTTGGCTTCCTCCTTCCCATGGGCATCATGGGCTTCTGCTCCTCCAGGAGCATCCACATCCTGCTGCGCCGCCGGGACCGCACCCAGGACTGGGTGCAGCAGAGAGCCTGCATCTGGACCATAGCGGCCAGTCTGGCTGTCTTCGTGGTCTCCTTCCTCCCAGTCCACCTAGGCTTCTTCCTGCAGTTCCTGGTGAGGAACGGCTTCATCGTGGAGTGCAGAGCCAAGCAGAGCATCAGCTTGTTCTTGCAGCTGTCCATGTGTTTCTCCAACATCAACTGCTGCTTGGATGTCTTCTGCTACTACTTTGTCATCAAAGAATTCCGCATGGACATCATGGCCCACCGGCCTTCCAGGGTCCAGCTGGTCCTCCAGGACACCACAATCAGCCGGGGCTAA